The stretch of DNA GCCAAGGAACTGGCGCTCAAGATCACACAGCCCTTCAGCGTGGCCAGCGTCGGCGATCTGCTGCAATTCCAGCCATTCGCCACCTCCAATGACCCGGCCGTGCGGGCCGCCATCGAGCCCCTGCGCAAGGCCGATGTGACCACCGGCGATTTTGAAAACGAGATCATGGATTTCGACAATTTCGCCCATGCCGGGGGCAATCTGGCGACGAAGGAAGTGGCCGATGACTGGCGCCTGATGGGCATTGATCTGGTCAGCCGGGCCAATAACAAGGACCCGCGCGCGCCGGGCGTCTGGAACAACCTGAAAGAGGTCGAGCGCGTAGGCATAACCCATGCCGGCATCGCTCACAGCCTGCCCGAAGCCCGCATGGCGCGCTATTTCGCCACGCCCAAGGGGCTGGTCGGTTTTGCGGGCATCTATGCGCTGGGCGGGCTGGATGCCTGCTGCGCGGGGGGTACGCGGGTCCATGTCTCGCCCGCCCAGCTTGCCGGGGTGCGCGCCATGAAAGCGGCCATTCTGGCGCGCCGCGACGAGATTGAAGTGCCGGTTCCCCTGCCCGCGCCCGATGCCGATGGCGAGGCCAAGCTGTTCGGCCTGACCTTTACCACCGCCACGGTCCCTTCTGATGAGCCTATGGCCAAGCCCGCGCTCTATCCCGGCGATGGCCCGCCGGGACCGGAGGACGGCATCCGCAATTCCCTGCGCCTGACGCTGTTTCACGGTGTGACGGCGGCGCAGATGGTGCTGCTGCGCGATATTGCCGGACAGCCGGGAACCGGCGACCTCAAAGCCTTTGGCACGCAGTTTCGCGTGATGGACCGTCCCGGCGAACATAGTTTCGACATGAACCCGCAGGACCTGCGCGAGATCCTCACGCAAATCCGCACCGCCAAACAGGCCTCCGACGTGCTGGTGACCAATATCCACTGGCACCAGAACCGTTATGATTTCCAAGCCTATTCCTACGATCATTTCCCCGCCGATTTCGAGATCAAATTCGCCCATATGGCGGTGGATCAGGGGGTCGATGTCTTTGTCGGGCAAGGCGTCCATACGCTGAAGGGCATCGAGATCTACAAGGGCAAGCCGATATTTTACGGCACCTCCAATTTCATTTTCCAATCCGCCATCATGCCTTTGCCCAAGGGCCATTATCCGGGACAGAAGCCGGGCGAAGGCGCCTTCCACGGCCCGTTCAAGGAATTTGAGGAAGCCAATGCGGCGGCCAATGCGACAGGCGGCCCGATTGTGGGCGAACATGAATTTCAGGGCTTCTGGCAGCTTAAGCCGACGCTCGAATCCTATGTCGCCTATACCAATTTCGACGGCGGCAAGCTCAAGGAAGTGGTGATCTATCCGGTCGATCTGGGCCAGACCCCACGCCCCGGCTCGCAGGTCGGCATCCCGCGCAAGCCATCGCCCGAGGTCGCCAAAAAGATCCTCGACGAGATCGTCGAATATTCCAAACCCTTTGGCACCGTCATCACCATCGAGGATGGCGTGGGCTATATTCGCTTCAAGTGATCGCCCGGAATGAATGAGCGGAGGGGGCGATGAAGCGCAAACTTCATCGCCCCTTTTCGTGTCAGGCTCTCCCCGCCAGACGCGATTGACCCAGCAGGAGCGTCATGCCGCAGCCCGCCAGCGTCAGGATCGCCAGCGGCAGCAGCGCAACCCCGAAAGAACCGCTGCGCTCATGCAGCACACCGAACAGCGTGTTCACGCCCGAGGTGCCGAGATGGGCCAGCGCATTGATCGCCGCGATCCCCGCCGCCGCATCGCGCGCGCCCAATGTCTCGCTGGAGAGCGCCCAGAAAGGCCCTTTCAGGGCATAATTGGCCACCAGCATCACCACCAGCAAACCCATCGTCGCCACCAGTGAACTCGTCACCAGCATCAGGAACAGCGCAGCGGAAGTGACCATCAACGGCCCCGCCGTAGGGCCGATCCGGCTCCCCCGAATATCGGCGCGATGGCCCCAGAAGATCATGAAACCCGTCGCCGCCACAAAGGGCACCATATTGAGGCAGGCGGTTTGCCACAGCGTCAGGCCAAAGGATTGGATGATCTGCGGCTGCCATACGGACAGCACATTGCTGGTCGCCGAACTGCCGCAATAGATCAGGGCAAGCGCCCAGACCCGGCGGTCGGCGATCACTTTCCATGCCGAACCATGGCTGCCCCCTGCATCGGCCTGCTCTGCCAGCAACGCATTGCCCAGCCATGCCCGTTCGTCCGCACTCAGCCATCGCACCTGCTCCGGCCGGTCGGCCAGCACGAAAGGCACCAGCACCCCCAGCACGATCGCGGGCACCGATTCCAGCAGAAACAGCCATTGCCAACCGCGCAGCCCAAGCATGCCATCCAGCGACAAAAGCATCGCCGACAGCGCCGATCCGACCACATTCGACAGCGGGATCGAAACCATGAACAGCGCGACGATCCGGCTGCGATGCGCGCGCGGGAACCATTGCGACAGGTAGAGAATGACGCCGGGGAAGAAGCCCGCCTCCGCCGCGCCGAGCAGAAACCGGGCCAGCGAAAAGCTGACCGGGCCGCGCACAGCCACCATGGCGAGACCGGCCAGACCCCATGAGATCATGATCCGCGCGATCCACAGCCGCGCGCCGAAACGCTCCTGAGCGAGGTTGCTGGGCACTTCGAACAGAACATAGGCGACAAAGAAGAGGCCGCTGCCAAAGCCGAATGCCGCCGAACCGATGCCAAGCTGCGGCCCCATGGTCAGCGTGGCAAAGCCAATATTGGACCGGTCAATAAAGGCGATCAGATAGCCAAGGATCAGAACAGGCAACAGCCTGACCGAAAGTTTGCGAATGGTTCTGCGCTCGATTTCTTCCATCATCCACTCCCGGAGCAGCCTGCAAAAAGCCGATGCCCTTATCGATTTTAATGGAACATCGCTTAATGAGCCGGGCTTTCGCCAGCCTTTCAAAGGTTCAGACAGGGTTACCGGAACCGCCGCCAACGCAGATCGATGCGCTCACCAGGTAAACGCTGCGCTTTTCTTTCGCCGAAGGTCAGCATAAATTCGCTGCTGTCCGGAATCGAGACAAGAAAGTTCGTCCGGCCACAAGGGTATAAGTTTTCTGCATCTCAGCGCTCAATTTCAATCAGGCAAAGCTTCGCAAAAAGCAGGGCAATTCGATGAACCAGAAATTGGGTTCGACGTCGATGCAAGGCGTCTTCCAAAGCCTCCGTTTCTCAGCCGATTTGCGCGTGAGTTTGCTCCAAATCACCCCCGCAATTTGCGATCCCAAAGTGGCTGCCGGGTAGCCCAAGGCCTCCAACGGGGTGGACTTCAAGCGCCCGGAGGGCTAAATGTGACCACCGGAACGGCCACGCTTTCGCAGATTTCTGCGGGTCACAACCCACAGGCGAATGCCGGGCCAGTTCCTTCAGTTCTCAGCACACCCTACACGGCTGCCGTAAGATTAAACCATTGCAC from Novosphingobium humi encodes:
- a CDS encoding CapA family protein, coding for MSKRSSGWRMCVASALTIGAMLGAHAHAQVASNVGYGARKFDGSSGVPRKPDQAKELALKITQPFSVASVGDLLQFQPFATSNDPAVRAAIEPLRKADVTTGDFENEIMDFDNFAHAGGNLATKEVADDWRLMGIDLVSRANNKDPRAPGVWNNLKEVERVGITHAGIAHSLPEARMARYFATPKGLVGFAGIYALGGLDACCAGGTRVHVSPAQLAGVRAMKAAILARRDEIEVPVPLPAPDADGEAKLFGLTFTTATVPSDEPMAKPALYPGDGPPGPEDGIRNSLRLTLFHGVTAAQMVLLRDIAGQPGTGDLKAFGTQFRVMDRPGEHSFDMNPQDLREILTQIRTAKQASDVLVTNIHWHQNRYDFQAYSYDHFPADFEIKFAHMAVDQGVDVFVGQGVHTLKGIEIYKGKPIFYGTSNFIFQSAIMPLPKGHYPGQKPGEGAFHGPFKEFEEANAAANATGGPIVGEHEFQGFWQLKPTLESYVAYTNFDGGKLKEVVIYPVDLGQTPRPGSQVGIPRKPSPEVAKKILDEIVEYSKPFGTVITIEDGVGYIRFK
- a CDS encoding MFS transporter — protein: MLREWMMEEIERRTIRKLSVRLLPVLILGYLIAFIDRSNIGFATLTMGPQLGIGSAAFGFGSGLFFVAYVLFEVPSNLAQERFGARLWIARIMISWGLAGLAMVAVRGPVSFSLARFLLGAAEAGFFPGVILYLSQWFPRAHRSRIVALFMVSIPLSNVVGSALSAMLLSLDGMLGLRGWQWLFLLESVPAIVLGVLVPFVLADRPEQVRWLSADERAWLGNALLAEQADAGGSHGSAWKVIADRRVWALALIYCGSSATSNVLSVWQPQIIQSFGLTLWQTACLNMVPFVAATGFMIFWGHRADIRGSRIGPTAGPLMVTSAALFLMLVTSSLVATMGLLVVMLVANYALKGPFWALSSETLGARDAAAGIAAINALAHLGTSGVNTLFGVLHERSGSFGVALLPLAILTLAGCGMTLLLGQSRLAGRA